A region from the Benincasa hispida cultivar B227 chromosome 12, ASM972705v1, whole genome shotgun sequence genome encodes:
- the LOC120068168 gene encoding sec-independent protein translocase protein TatB produces the protein MLGISYGELLLLIGATAACIGPKDLPVIARMAGRMAGRAIGYVQLARGQFDSVMQQTQARQVHKELQDTLAQIDAIRHEIRSISILNPGPLTQRLVDNPELKAADSGVTSDSAKEKPTVKITPVTEKTAPAASILKVATSEISNEHRRATMFARMAGSATIKNGSSASLPITTDMENQNDESGLPTVLPVSAENTGLLPKRPEEFKGSDIMLEAVLEAEVARSAKEFFSHHASQTKQEEG, from the exons ATGCTAGGCATTTCATATGGAGAACTCCTCCTACTTATTGGGGCTACTGCTGCCTGCATTG GGCCAAAGGATCTCCCAGTGATAGCAAGAATGGCAGGAAGGATGGCTGGCAGAGCAATTGGATATGTTCAGTTAGCTCGAGGTCAGTTTGACTCTGTGATGCAACAAACCCAAGCTCGCCAG GTTCACAAGGAATTGCAGGACACTTTGGCTCAGATTGATGCTATTCGCCATGAAATTCGAAGCATTTCGATCTTGAATCCTGGGCCATTGACTCAGAGGCTTGTGGACAATCCTGAGCTCAAAGCAGCTGATAGTGGTGTAACCA GTGATTCAGCAAAAGAAAAACCTACTGTGAAGATTACACCAGTTACTGAGAAGACTGCACCAGCAGCTAGCATCCTCAAG GTTGCAACTTCAGAAATATCAAATGAGCACAGGCGAGCAACCATGTTTGCCAGGATGGCTGGATCAGCAACCATAAAGAATGGTTCCTCTGCTTCATTGCCAATTACTACAGACATGGAAAACCAGAATGACGAGTCTGGACTTCCTACCGTTTTACCTGTGTCGGCTGAAAATACTGGGTTGTTACCTAAGCGCCCAG AGGAGTTTAAAGGCTCTGACATAATGTTAGAAGCAGTATTGGAAGCAGAGGTGGCTCGCAGTGCAAAAGAATTTTTCTCACATCATGCAAGTCAAACGAAACAGGAAGAAGGATGA